In Bacillus sp. SB49, a single window of DNA contains:
- a CDS encoding DUF948 domain-containing protein, translated as MSLAGISLLIIAIAFAFISIYVVKTLKAAASTMTSVSHTLEKVEGQMQGITTESEHLLKKTNTIASDIESKTQTLDGLFDTINNVGSTVGNVNQSLQGMSESVAHASHQKDEKVVKALQWGDAAIELYLKWKRKNAK; from the coding sequence ATGTCATTAGCAGGGATCAGCCTACTAATCATCGCCATCGCATTCGCATTCATCAGTATCTATGTCGTCAAAACGCTGAAGGCGGCAGCCAGCACCATGACCAGCGTCTCCCATACATTAGAGAAAGTGGAGGGACAGATGCAGGGAATTACCACAGAATCAGAACATCTCCTTAAGAAGACGAACACGATCGCTTCCGATATCGAATCGAAAACACAAACCTTAGACGGACTTTTCGACACCATTAATAATGTAGGGTCGACTGTCGGTAACGTAAACCAGTCCCTGCAGGGCATGAGTGAGAGTGTCGCCCATGCTTCCCACCAAAAGGATGAAAAGGTGGTCAAGGCGCTCCAATGGGGCGATGCGGCCATCGAACTTTATTTGAAATGGAAACGGAAAAATGCAAAATAA
- a CDS encoding glucose-1-phosphate adenylyltransferase: protein MKNKECVAMLLAGGQGTRLKSLTKQIAKPAVYFGGKYRIIDFPLSNCTNSGIDTVGVLTQYEPLILNDYIGIGDTWDLDRKYGGVSVLPPFMQAAGGGWYSGTANAIYRNLKFLNQYDPEHVLVLSGDHIYKMDYNAMLDHHKKTDADATISVIEVPWEEASRFGIMNTDDDGSITEFDEKPEFPKSNLASMGVYIFKWEVLKRYLIDDAEKEDSSHDFGKDIIPALLYDYKKLMAFQFEGYWKDVGTVDSLWEANMDLLKKNPELDLNDHRWRIYSKNPNQPPQYIAPRGSVRNALVNEGCRIYGTVDTSIIFYGVHVGESSVVKDSVIMPDVKIGKNVKIHRAIISKGSVIEDGAVIGDPSPDSEITLVADEGSVLATSYATNS from the coding sequence ATGAAAAATAAAGAATGCGTTGCGATGCTTTTGGCCGGCGGTCAAGGGACACGACTGAAATCATTAACCAAACAAATTGCGAAACCAGCCGTCTATTTTGGCGGAAAATACCGGATCATTGATTTTCCATTAAGTAACTGCACGAACTCCGGCATCGATACGGTCGGTGTTCTCACACAATACGAACCACTGATCCTGAACGATTATATCGGAATCGGGGACACGTGGGATTTGGATCGTAAATACGGAGGCGTTTCTGTACTGCCGCCTTTCATGCAGGCAGCAGGCGGAGGTTGGTATTCTGGGACAGCGAACGCCATCTACCGTAATTTGAAATTCCTTAACCAATATGATCCGGAACACGTACTGGTGCTTTCCGGTGACCATATCTATAAGATGGATTACAATGCGATGCTCGACCACCACAAGAAGACGGATGCAGATGCGACGATCTCTGTCATCGAAGTCCCTTGGGAAGAAGCGAGCCGCTTCGGGATCATGAATACCGATGATGATGGAAGCATTACCGAGTTTGATGAGAAACCTGAATTTCCGAAGAGCAACCTGGCGTCGATGGGTGTATATATCTTCAAATGGGAAGTATTGAAGCGTTATTTGATCGATGATGCGGAGAAAGAAGATTCCTCCCATGATTTCGGGAAAGATATCATCCCTGCTCTTCTTTATGATTATAAAAAGCTGATGGCATTCCAGTTCGAAGGATACTGGAAGGATGTCGGTACGGTCGATAGTCTGTGGGAAGCGAATATGGATCTGTTGAAGAAGAACCCTGAGCTCGACCTCAACGATCACAGATGGCGCATCTATTCGAAGAATCCGAACCAGCCGCCGCAGTACATTGCACCGAGAGGCTCCGTCCGGAATGCCCTCGTCAATGAAGGCTGCCGGATTTATGGAACGGTTGATACATCGATTATTTTTTACGGTGTGCATGTCGGCGAGTCTTCCGTCGTGAAAGATTCCGTCATCATGCCGGACGTGAAGATCGGCAAAAACGTGAAGATTCACCGCGCGATCATCTCCAAAGGCAGCGTCATCGAAGACGGAGCCGTCATCGGCGACCCTTCACCAGACAGTGAAATCACGCTTGTAGCAGATGAAGGCAGCGTCCTTGCGACAAGCTACGCAACGAATAGTTAA
- the glgA gene encoding glycogen synthase GlgA codes for MKVLMIGSECTPFIKTGGLADVLGSLPQALKDQGADVRVVLPKYENMADEWKQQMTHLEALDVQLGWRNQYAGIEYLEYEGIPVYFIDNEYYFKRSNLYGYGDEAERFVFFNRAVMELVCRMDWTPDILHCHDWQTGLIPVFLHTHYKEVEKLQGMKTVFTIHNLKYQGVFAQSVLHDLMDFDESMMRDDAFEFFGDINFMKGALNYADFITTVSETYAKEIQTPYYGENLDGVLRKRTDELIGIVNGIDDRNYDPMKDESLAFPYRSSLIKKGQNKMWLQAELGLPVRKDVPMIGIVSRLVEQKGFDLIGRVIDELLYHEDVQIVLLGTGEYQYEQMLQWAHDRHPEKMSTNIRFSEALSRQIYAASDLFLMPSRFEPCGIGQLLALRYVTAPIVRETGGLVDTVQPYNEETGEGNGFTFTNYNAHDMLYTIRRALAMYQDADAWQTLVKNICKSKFTWKNSAQQYMDLYQSMFR; via the coding sequence ATGAAAGTATTGATGATTGGATCTGAATGCACCCCTTTTATCAAGACAGGAGGATTGGCGGACGTACTCGGTTCTCTGCCGCAGGCATTGAAGGATCAAGGCGCTGATGTACGTGTGGTCCTTCCTAAATACGAGAATATGGCGGACGAGTGGAAGCAGCAAATGACCCACCTTGAGGCGCTTGATGTCCAACTCGGCTGGCGCAATCAATATGCCGGGATCGAGTACCTGGAGTATGAAGGCATCCCTGTATATTTCATAGATAACGAGTATTACTTCAAACGCTCGAACCTTTATGGGTACGGCGATGAAGCCGAACGGTTCGTCTTCTTCAACCGGGCCGTCATGGAATTGGTATGCCGGATGGACTGGACTCCTGACATTCTTCACTGTCACGACTGGCAGACGGGGTTGATTCCGGTATTCTTACATACCCATTATAAAGAGGTCGAGAAACTTCAAGGTATGAAAACGGTGTTCACCATCCATAATTTAAAGTATCAGGGGGTCTTCGCCCAATCCGTGCTTCACGATTTAATGGACTTTGATGAATCGATGATGAGAGACGATGCTTTCGAATTTTTTGGAGACATCAACTTCATGAAAGGCGCCTTGAACTACGCCGATTTCATCACGACCGTCAGTGAAACTTACGCAAAAGAGATTCAAACACCGTATTATGGGGAAAACCTAGACGGAGTACTCCGAAAGCGCACCGATGAATTAATTGGCATTGTCAACGGAATTGATGACCGAAACTATGATCCTATGAAAGACGAGTCGCTCGCCTTCCCGTATCGCAGCTCCCTGATTAAGAAAGGGCAGAACAAGATGTGGCTGCAGGCAGAACTCGGTTTGCCGGTCCGGAAAGATGTCCCGATGATTGGCATCGTTTCCAGGCTGGTCGAGCAGAAAGGGTTCGATTTAATCGGGCGGGTCATTGATGAACTACTGTATCATGAGGATGTTCAAATCGTTCTGCTCGGTACAGGAGAATATCAATATGAACAGATGCTTCAATGGGCACATGACAGGCACCCAGAGAAAATGTCGACGAACATCCGTTTCTCCGAAGCCTTATCCAGGCAGATTTACGCGGCAAGCGACCTGTTTCTTATGCCGTCCCGCTTCGAGCCGTGCGGAATCGGGCAACTGCTCGCACTTCGCTATGTAACGGCACCAATCGTACGGGAAACAGGTGGACTTGTAGACACCGTCCAGCCATATAATGAGGAGACGGGAGAGGGAAACGGTTTCACCTTTACGAATTACAACGCCCATGACATGCTGTACACCATCCGCAGGGCCCTTGCAATGTATCAAGATGCTGATGCTTGGCAAACGCTTGTGAAGAACATTTGCAAGAGTAAGTTCACTTGGAAAAACTCTGCCCAACAGTACATGGATCTCTATCAATCTATGTTCCGTTAG
- the glgB gene encoding 1,4-alpha-glucan branching protein GlgB — translation MVQDTTLEHDIYLFHQGNLRYSYRLLGAHPETRNGKQGIRFAVWAPNAVRVSVVGMFNDWDGRENPMEKVNDNGIWVAFIPNLDSGTIYKYEILTAHGHLRLKADPYAFSSELRPDTASVVYPLDGYEWKDHQWMQERKAKNPYESPMSIYELHLGSWKNIEPEVFYNFREYADMVIPYVKDLGYTHIELLPMTEHPFDRSWGYQATGYYSVTSRYGTPDDFKYFVDRCHNSGIGVILDWVPGHFCKDEHGLRRFDGEALYEYADPKKAEKTQWGTLTFDFARNEVKSFLISNAVYWLKEYHLDGLRVDAVASMLYLDFGKEDGEWELNEYGGRENLEAVTFIKQMNESVFEEIPDTLMMAEESTSWPMVSAPTYIGGLGFNYKWNMGWMNDMLKYMEMDPIHRKYHHNLITFSIHYAFSENFVLPISHDEVVHGKKSLLNKMPGDYWQKFANLRAFLAFMYAHPGKKLLFMGGEFGQFDEWKDLEDLDWELLDYESHASILEYTKQLHRLYKDMPALWEFDHKPEGFTWIDPNNYEQSIVSFVRNSRTSNDQLVVVCNFTPEVYHDYKVGVPKNGSYKEIFSSDAEHFGGSGQTNGLPLETVPSPWQGQDQHITMTIPPLGVSFLKRTSVSKEENHEK, via the coding sequence GTGGTTCAGGATACAACTTTAGAGCATGATATCTACTTGTTCCATCAAGGGAATCTCCGGTACAGTTACCGACTGCTCGGTGCTCATCCCGAAACGCGGAATGGAAAGCAGGGCATCCGCTTTGCCGTATGGGCCCCTAATGCTGTCCGTGTAAGCGTCGTCGGTATGTTCAACGACTGGGATGGACGGGAGAACCCGATGGAGAAAGTCAATGATAACGGGATATGGGTGGCGTTCATCCCGAATCTCGATTCAGGGACGATCTATAAATACGAAATCCTGACCGCACACGGACATTTGAGATTGAAGGCTGACCCTTACGCATTTTCCAGCGAACTGCGCCCCGATACTGCTTCCGTCGTCTATCCGCTGGATGGTTATGAGTGGAAAGATCATCAGTGGATGCAAGAACGGAAGGCGAAGAACCCGTATGAATCTCCGATGTCCATCTATGAGCTTCATTTAGGGTCATGGAAGAATATTGAACCGGAAGTCTTCTATAATTTTCGGGAGTATGCAGATATGGTCATTCCGTATGTTAAGGACCTCGGTTACACCCACATCGAATTACTACCTATGACGGAGCACCCGTTCGACCGCTCCTGGGGATATCAGGCGACAGGCTACTACTCCGTCACCTCCCGCTACGGCACCCCGGATGATTTCAAATACTTTGTCGACCGCTGTCACAATTCTGGAATCGGTGTCATATTGGACTGGGTCCCAGGTCACTTCTGCAAGGACGAGCACGGACTGAGACGCTTCGACGGAGAAGCGCTTTATGAGTATGCCGATCCTAAGAAAGCGGAGAAAACCCAATGGGGAACGCTTACGTTCGACTTTGCAAGGAACGAAGTGAAGAGCTTTCTCATTTCAAACGCTGTTTACTGGCTTAAGGAATACCATCTGGACGGGCTCCGTGTCGATGCCGTCGCCAGTATGCTCTACCTCGACTTCGGTAAGGAAGACGGGGAATGGGAGCTGAATGAATACGGCGGAAGAGAAAACCTGGAAGCTGTAACGTTCATCAAACAAATGAATGAATCCGTTTTCGAAGAAATCCCCGATACGCTTATGATGGCTGAGGAATCCACGTCCTGGCCGATGGTTAGCGCTCCGACTTATATCGGAGGCCTCGGGTTCAATTATAAATGGAACATGGGTTGGATGAATGACATGCTCAAGTACATGGAGATGGATCCGATTCATCGGAAGTACCATCACAACCTGATTACCTTCTCGATCCATTATGCATTTTCCGAAAACTTTGTATTACCGATTTCTCATGATGAAGTCGTTCATGGTAAGAAGTCGTTATTAAATAAAATGCCTGGGGACTACTGGCAGAAATTCGCCAATCTGCGTGCTTTTCTCGCCTTTATGTACGCCCATCCAGGGAAGAAACTTTTATTCATGGGAGGTGAATTCGGTCAATTCGATGAATGGAAGGACTTAGAGGACTTGGATTGGGAACTGCTCGATTACGAATCCCACGCCTCCATTTTGGAATACACGAAACAATTGCATCGTTTGTATAAGGACATGCCCGCCCTGTGGGAGTTCGATCACAAACCGGAAGGATTCACATGGATCGATCCCAACAACTACGAGCAGAGCATCGTATCGTTCGTACGCAACAGCCGTACGTCCAATGATCAGCTGGTAGTGGTATGTAACTTCACACCGGAAGTTTATCACGACTACAAAGTAGGGGTCCCGAAAAACGGCTCATACAAAGAAATTTTCTCGAGTGATGCGGAACACTTCGGAGGTTCTGGGCAGACGAACGGACTGCCGCTGGAAACAGTACCTTCTCCATGGCAAGGACAGGATCAACATATTACCATGACGATTCCCCCGCTCGGTGTGAGCTTCTTGAAGAGAACTTCAGTATCCAAGGAGGAAAATCATGAAAAATAA
- the glgD gene encoding glucose-1-phosphate adenylyltransferase subunit GlgD yields MDRIAGIINLDHEQDMMDELTYFRCGAAVPFAGRYRMIDFTISNMTNSRIESVAVFARRKYRSLMDHLEQGKAWDLDRMRGGLFILPPDWNDPTDISRGDLQHFHNNIDFINRTLADYIVVSGSQNICNIDFQDVLREHKESGADVTVVYTKVEELYPEFHRAHKLDLDADNRVTAIHNDHSNSNVYMDMYIIEKQYLYELIEKCIAHGCSNFFLDGIKSKIPDIHVHAYEYEGTHALINSVESYYRNSSKLLDADEHDALFKEEAPIFTKVKNEAPSNYTETSNVTNTMVANGCVIEGHVEDSILFRGVKVGEGAVIKNSIIMQRCEIESNAVLENVILDKDCSISRGKTLIGAPEKPFVIAKRRTM; encoded by the coding sequence ATGGATCGTATTGCAGGAATCATAAACTTAGATCACGAACAAGACATGATGGACGAACTGACTTATTTCCGGTGCGGAGCGGCTGTACCATTCGCCGGCCGTTACCGGATGATCGACTTTACAATTTCGAACATGACCAATTCCAGAATTGAATCCGTGGCTGTGTTCGCGCGTCGTAAGTACCGCTCACTTATGGATCACTTGGAACAAGGGAAAGCATGGGATTTGGACAGGATGCGCGGCGGATTATTCATTTTGCCGCCGGACTGGAATGATCCGACGGACATTTCCCGCGGGGATCTGCAGCATTTCCACAACAATATAGACTTCATCAACCGGACACTTGCAGATTATATCGTCGTTTCCGGTTCCCAGAACATCTGCAACATTGACTTCCAGGATGTCCTCCGTGAACATAAGGAATCAGGAGCGGATGTAACGGTCGTCTATACGAAGGTAGAAGAGCTTTATCCGGAGTTCCATCGAGCCCACAAGCTGGATCTGGATGCAGACAACCGGGTGACAGCTATTCACAATGATCACAGCAATTCCAATGTGTACATGGATATGTACATCATCGAGAAGCAGTATTTGTATGAGCTGATCGAGAAGTGTATCGCACACGGCTGCTCGAACTTTTTCCTGGACGGGATCAAGTCGAAGATTCCGGACATCCATGTCCATGCGTATGAATATGAAGGAACTCATGCTTTGATCAATTCCGTGGAAAGCTACTACCGCAACAGTTCCAAACTGCTTGATGCAGACGAACATGATGCACTGTTTAAGGAAGAAGCACCTATTTTCACAAAAGTGAAGAATGAAGCGCCTTCCAACTATACGGAAACGTCCAACGTCACCAATACGATGGTCGCAAACGGCTGTGTCATCGAGGGTCATGTGGAAGACAGCATCCTTTTCCGAGGTGTGAAAGTAGGAGAAGGAGCCGTCATTAAAAACTCGATCATCATGCAGCGCTGCGAAATTGAAAGCAATGCTGTTCTCGAGAATGTCATCCTTGATAAAGACTGCAGCATCTCCCGCGGCAAAACGCTGATCGGTGCCCCGGAGAAACCGTTTGTTATCGCCAAGAGAAGGACGATGTAA
- a CDS encoding glycogen/starch/alpha-glucan phosphorylase: MFSDKEEFKKEFQRRLEGNLGKSIDNATTYDTYRALSGLLQEKINKHWLKTNEEYRQSKTKQVYYFSMEFLMGRLLGNNLLNEKVLSVVEEGLADLNLSLSDIEEQESDAGLGNGGLGRLAACFLDSLASLELAGHGYGIRYKYGMFDQHIVDGKQVELPDHWLQDGFVWETRRPEEAVTVRFGGRVSSEKDKDGVLRFHYTDEEQILAVPYDVPVVGYSNETVNTLRLWSAEPTVSDTLQKAEREGEFGHFLHHKRSLERISEFLYPDDSNEEGKKLRLKQEYFLVSAGVQSIIRTFEALDLPWSEFPEKAALHINDTHPALVIPELMRILMDEKGVGWEEAWEITQSSVSYTNHTTLSEALESWPVGLVRSLLPRIFMIIDEINERFCQELWRTFPGDFNRIADLAIVADGQVKMAHLSIVGSHSVNGVAKLHTDILKEREMKRFYNTFPDRFNNKTNGITHRRWLMHANQKLATAVTDTIGDGWIDKPGELKRLLDHKEDASFLDRLHDIKQENKKDFSNWVKETQGIIVDPNSIFDVHIKRLHGYKRQLLNALHIMHLYNELKSDPTLDIVPRTFFFGAKAAPSYHFAKKVIQLINRIADVVNNDKAVNEYIKVVFLPNYSVSIAEKMIPASNVSEQISLATKEASGTGNMKFMMNGALTVGTMDGANVEIHDLVGDDNIYIFGLRSDEVWDYYHNGSYSAKAMYNQDERIRNTLDELLHYSPFSKGERDFQEIYDALLTHNDEYFVLKDFASYLLAQKKVSQDYQKTRLWNAKSLVNIAQSGVFSSDRTIQEYARDIWGIQRVTSLK, from the coding sequence ATGTTCAGTGATAAAGAGGAATTCAAAAAGGAGTTCCAGAGGCGGTTGGAAGGAAACCTGGGGAAATCGATCGATAACGCTACGACGTATGATACGTACCGTGCGCTCAGTGGTCTGCTCCAGGAGAAGATCAATAAGCATTGGCTGAAGACCAATGAAGAGTATAGACAAAGTAAGACAAAGCAGGTCTATTATTTCTCCATGGAATTTCTGATGGGGCGTCTGCTCGGTAACAACTTGTTGAATGAAAAGGTGCTGTCGGTGGTGGAGGAGGGGCTGGCAGACCTGAACCTTTCCCTTTCCGATATAGAAGAGCAGGAGAGCGATGCCGGTCTCGGTAATGGCGGGCTTGGCCGCTTAGCTGCATGTTTCCTTGATTCCCTTGCTTCGCTGGAGTTAGCTGGACATGGGTATGGAATCCGCTATAAATACGGCATGTTCGACCAGCACATCGTCGATGGCAAACAAGTGGAGCTCCCGGATCACTGGCTCCAGGACGGCTTCGTGTGGGAAACCCGTCGTCCGGAAGAGGCCGTTACGGTTCGCTTCGGCGGCCGCGTCTCGTCCGAGAAGGATAAAGACGGTGTCCTCCGATTCCACTATACAGATGAAGAACAGATTCTGGCTGTTCCGTATGATGTCCCTGTCGTCGGCTATAGCAATGAAACGGTGAATACGCTGCGGCTGTGGTCTGCGGAGCCCACTGTTTCCGATACGCTTCAGAAAGCGGAGCGGGAAGGGGAATTCGGCCACTTCCTGCATCATAAGCGATCCTTGGAGAGGATATCGGAATTCCTCTATCCCGATGACTCCAATGAGGAAGGCAAGAAGCTGCGGCTGAAGCAGGAATACTTCCTTGTTTCTGCAGGCGTCCAATCCATCATCCGCACGTTCGAAGCGTTGGATCTGCCGTGGTCGGAATTCCCTGAGAAAGCAGCCCTGCATATTAACGATACGCACCCCGCACTCGTCATTCCTGAATTGATGCGGATTCTCATGGATGAGAAAGGCGTAGGCTGGGAGGAGGCATGGGAGATTACTCAATCATCCGTGTCGTACACCAACCACACGACATTGAGCGAAGCTTTGGAATCATGGCCTGTAGGGCTTGTAAGGTCTTTGCTGCCAAGAATTTTTATGATCATAGATGAAATCAATGAGCGTTTCTGTCAGGAGCTCTGGCGGACGTTCCCCGGGGATTTCAACCGGATTGCCGACCTTGCCATCGTGGCGGACGGACAGGTGAAAATGGCCCACTTATCCATTGTAGGCAGCCACAGCGTTAATGGTGTCGCCAAACTGCACACGGATATATTGAAAGAAAGAGAAATGAAACGCTTCTACAATACGTTCCCCGACCGATTCAACAACAAGACGAACGGCATCACCCACCGCCGTTGGTTGATGCATGCCAACCAGAAACTTGCCACCGCTGTAACCGATACGATCGGTGATGGGTGGATAGACAAACCAGGCGAGCTGAAGCGTCTGCTGGATCATAAAGAAGATGCTTCCTTTTTAGATCGGCTTCATGATATCAAACAGGAGAATAAGAAAGATTTCTCCAACTGGGTGAAGGAAACGCAGGGGATCATCGTTGACCCGAATTCCATCTTTGACGTCCACATCAAGCGGCTGCACGGTTACAAACGCCAATTGCTTAACGCACTTCATATTATGCATTTATACAATGAATTAAAGTCCGACCCGACATTGGACATTGTCCCGCGCACGTTCTTCTTCGGAGCGAAGGCGGCACCAAGCTATCATTTTGCTAAAAAGGTCATACAATTAATCAATAGAATCGCTGACGTCGTCAATAACGATAAGGCAGTGAATGAATATATTAAGGTCGTTTTCCTTCCGAACTATTCGGTGTCGATTGCAGAGAAGATGATTCCTGCGAGCAACGTAAGTGAACAGATTTCCCTTGCTACGAAGGAAGCCTCCGGAACAGGGAATATGAAGTTCATGATGAACGGAGCTTTGACGGTGGGAACGATGGATGGAGCGAATGTGGAAATCCATGACCTGGTCGGTGATGACAACATCTATATATTCGGATTACGCTCGGACGAAGTATGGGATTATTACCATAACGGTTCCTACTCAGCGAAAGCGATGTATAACCAGGACGAACGGATTCGTAATACCCTTGATGAACTGCTCCATTACAGTCCCTTCTCTAAAGGGGAAAGAGATTTCCAGGAAATCTATGATGCCTTGTTGACGCATAACGATGAATACTTCGTTTTGAAAGACTTTGCCAGTTATCTGCTCGCGCAGAAGAAAGTGAGTCAGGACTATCAGAAAACACGCCTTTGGAACGCGAAGAGTCTGGTGAACATCGCCCAATCCGGAGTTTTCTCCAGTGACAGGACGATTCAGGAATATGCCCGCGATATATGGGGCATCCAACGGGTAACGTCGTTGAAGTGA